From the genome of Bombus pascuorum chromosome 2, iyBomPasc1.1, whole genome shotgun sequence, one region includes:
- the LOC132904712 gene encoding uncharacterized protein LOC132904712 — MIQKISGRTTIKLSLHSAGIVLASIIVVSCLCTLLIRNRLMKLFDRIRGKKKKGKFIAIGDDVEDVSRSYFIRKPRIKRKRPPSYEMVHTATQNTVPPPSVPQEPEEPEPMACYRCYKKKRKKSTKRPKR; from the exons ATGATTCAGAAGATCAGTG GACGTACTACTATCAAACTGTCGTTGCACAGCGCAGGCATCGTTCTCGCTTCAATCATAGTCGTATCTTGTTTATGTACTTTACTTATAAGGAACAGACTGATGAAACTATTCGATAGAAtacgaggaaagaagaagaaagg TAAATTTATCGCGATCGGAGATGACGTAGAGGATGTGTCTAGAAGTTACTTCATTCGAAAGCCacgaataaaaaggaaacgacCTCCGTCGTACGAAATGGTGCATACAGCCACGCAAAACACCGTGCCACCTCCATCCGTACCACAGGAACCGGAAGAACCAGAGCCGATGGCTTGTTACAGATGTTACAagaagaaacggaagaaaagCACCAAAAGACCGAAGAGATGA
- the LOC132904666 gene encoding uncharacterized protein LOC132904666 encodes MQLVCSIYILIVVLAENKIILFYKDKFLVRCIANIKENELVYLSQKLNPLECLQLIQAIYEITPVRAERNVRKHEIQREDLNRMPITSKECLLDLEQWDNVFPTNMIPNGRAAMEMTLRWLGRPDLAKYVRENPKLSKSLNTGDYDTAGTLGFLGHKLSRRHTSETDKKLRNHAKRKKKKKKKKKKKRMRHAHKECDRNMQNKKVQKGMVAAAHTALGENHKLKKKENHRSKKTNSIAHTSVWCLLLFILFFIIICLVAVYIYYKRNVSKARGTRFKYVWDKSKKDKDTFTDCLEWNDEDVCACSDIEEACTGKYEICDRNCQTHYVTDHRICIDDSIKSMSCIHQPKKEEKKRQRFSFFQRSCQKKEKDQENRDRKKILENVAAKKYEKVPQIVQKDQCKCCRCTLNSKDRILREKREIRKWKARRKKEEKRRKKEESKRAKQLANVCFKETCK; translated from the exons ATGCAACTTGTATGCTCGATTTACATTTTGATTGTGGTTTTAGCGGAGAATAAG ATAATATTGTTTTACAAGGACAAATTTTTGGTTCGATGTATCGccaatataaaagaaaacgagCTCGTCTACCTGTCACAGAAATTAAACCCCTTAGAATGTTTGCAACTTATACAAGCTATATACGAAATAACTCCAGTAAGAGCGGAACGTAACGTGAGAAAACACGAGATTCAACGTGAAGACTTAAATCGTATGCCAATTACGTCGAAGGAATGTCTTCTTGACCTTGAACAATGGGACAATGTTTTTCCAA CAAATATGATACCTAATGGGCGGGCAGCAATGGAAATGACGTTAAGATGGTTAGGACGACCCGATCTGGCAAAGTATGTGAGAGAAAATCCCAAATTGAGTAAATCCCTTAATACAGGGGATTACGATACAGCAGGTACGTTAGGATTTTTAGGACACAAATTGTCGAGAAGGCATACTTCAGAAACGGACAAAAAATTACGCAATCAtgcaaagaggaagaaaaagaaaaagaaaaagaaaaagaagaaacgtatGCGTCATGCACATAAAGAATGCGAtcgaaatatgcaaaataaaaaagttcaaAAGGGAATGGTAGCAGCAGCACATACTGCGCT CGGGGAGAaccataaattaaaaaagaaagaaaatcatCGCTCAAAGAAGACTAATTCCATCGCGCACACATCGGTCTGGTGTTTACTTTTGTTCATTCTATTCTTTATTATCATTTGCCTTGTCGCTGTCTACATCTATTACAAGCGAAATGTTTCGAAGGCACGCGGTACGCGATTCAA GTACGTCTGGGACAAAAGTAAAAAGGATAAGGATACTTTCACTGATTGCTTGGAATGGAACGACGAAGACGTATGTGCTTGTTCGGATATTGAAGAAGCTTGTacaggaaaatatgaaatatgtgaTCGAAATTGTCAAACACATTACGTAACGGATCATCGAATTTGTATTGACGATTCTATCAAAAGTATGAGTTGTATACATCaaccgaagaaagaagaaaagaaaagacaacGGTTCAGTTTCTTTCAGAGAAGCTGtcagaaaaaggaaaaggatcAGGAAAATCGGGATAGGAA GAAAATTTTGGAGAACGTAGCCGcgaagaaatatgaaaaagtgCCGCAAATTGTTCAAAAAGATCAATGTAAATGTTGTAGATGTACCTTGAATTCTAAAG ACAGAATATTACGTGAGAAGAGAGAAATACGCAAGTGGAAAGcaaggagaaagaaggaagaaaagagaaggaagaaagaagaatcaaAGAGAGCAAAACAACTCGCAAATGTATGTTTCAAAGAgacatgtaaataa
- the LOC132904667 gene encoding protein lap1-like, producing the protein MDVLKDDAAANETSSDDKLKMSSAQENINHITNVTRKEIIENISLTKINLHSLPNGFIEYVSKLVDLDLSNSGLHTLPNSVNLLKTLVSLNLNSNQFSSLPDVICELHNLEKLWASENKIIYLPYNLGYLSKLETLSLNVNQLKDLPNSYAKLNQLKVCRLSTNKFKKIPNCIARGMESLQILEFSQNNYVNLDVYPKSTNLTTFYAEENDICPSFPNWILSSNYKKLETVSLNKTRFETFYQPMKISTCYVKKLFMKECDLNNKIVEFIIAGMIDLEELVLGNKKVLYQNYFPIMPINTKQRPCSLKELDIQSTGLPQVPRTIKKFVNLINLNLGCNNIFFLPKEICTLKNLITLIIDNNHLTTLPKNFGELTSLKELKLCHNQLNKLPSSMKSLHNLEYIDLYDNEFEVLPEVVLIFPNLKGLDLEQNYFPTEHVAQTRCPRYKNMRTALRNYWMDFMHGSRSFNGHKWKMFVDNSNILSLPSSSDTNSECSWNSADDIHTKHWDSSEDSADEFDPHECRKPKQRYYPPLTFYQPYQEVYRPADLHESRIQTRIRKMLECGAIVRRSNYEEGQFEDA; encoded by the exons ATGGATGTGTTAAAAGACGATGCTGCAGCAAATGAAACATCTTCTgacgataaattaaaaatgtcatCGGctcaagaaaatattaatcatatcACAAATGTgacaagaaaagaaattattgaaaatatatctttaacAAAAATCAACTTACATAGTCTTCCTAATGGATTTATTGAATACGTATCAAAACTTGTTGATCTAGATTTGAGCAATAGCGGCCTTCATACTTTACCAAACTCTGTTAACCTGCTAAAGACACTggtatctttaaatttaaatagtaaTCAATTTTCATCACTCCCAGATGTAATTTGTGAATTACATAATCTTGAGAAATTATGGGcttctgaaaataaaatcatatatcTTCCATATAATTTAggatatttatcaaaattagaGACTTTGTCTTTAAATGTAAATCAATTAAAGGATCTTCCAAATTCATATGCAAAATTAAATCAGTTAAAAGTTTGTCGTCTTAGcactaataaatttaaaaagattccAAATTGTATAGCCAGAGGAATGGAAAGTTTGCAAATTCTTGAGTTCtcacaaaataattatgtaaactTAGATGTCTATCCCAAAAGTACTAATTTAACCACATTTTATGCAGAAGAAAATGATATCTGTCCCTCATTTCCAAACTGGATATTGAGCAGCAATTACAAGAAGCTTGAAACGGTGTCACTGAATAAAACAAGGTTTGAAACGTTCTATCAGCCAATGAAGATATCCACATgctatgttaaaaaattatttatgaaagagTGCGATCTCAATAACAAGATCGTTGAATTCATAATCGCTGGAATGATAGATCTTGAAGAGTTAGtacttggaaataaaaaagtgcTTTACCAAAATTATTTCCCAATTATGCCCATTAATACAAAACAAAGACCGTGTAGTCTTAAAGAACTTGACATACAGAGCACAGGACTTCCACAAGTACCcagaacaataaaaaaatttgttaatctaATTAACTTAAACTTAGgctgtaataatattttcttcttaccTAAAGAAATTTGTACTTTGAAGAATTTGATTACATTAATAATAGACAACAACCACTTGACAACTCTTCCTAAGAATTTTGGAGAATTAACATCCCTAAAGGAGTTAAAACTATGTCACAATCAATTGAATAAATTACCTTCGAGTATGAAATCATTGCACAATCTGGAATATATAGATCTGTATGATAATGAATTTGAAGTATTACCAGAAGTAGTACTGATCTTTCCAAATTTGAAAGGATTAGATTTAGAACAAAATTACTTCCCAACTGAACATGTGGCG CAAACTAGGTGTCctcgttataaaaatatgagaacAGCTTTGAGAAATTATTGGATGGATTTCATGCATGGTAGTAGATCCTTCAATGGACACAAATGGAAGATGTTTGTGGATAATTCAAATATCTTGTCATTGCCGAGCTCTTCTGATACTAATTCAGAGTGTTCTTGGAACTC AGCAGATGATATACATACTAAACATTGGGATTCTTCGGAAGATTCGGCCGACGAATTTGATCCCCACG AATGTAGAAAACCAAAGCAACGATATTATCCCCCTTTGACGTTTTATCAACCATACCAAGAAGTATATCGTCCTGCGGACTTGCACGAAAGCAGAATTCAGACACGAATTAGGAAGATGTTAGAATGTGGAGCTATAGTTAGGCGATCAAACTACGAGGAAGGTCAATTTGAGGATGCCTGA